The nucleotide window GCCACGGCCGTCGGTCTCGTGAAATACGCGTCCACCCATACCAGCGAAGGGGGCGGGTTCGGGACCAACGAGTCCCGGATCTTCGAGAAGATCCTCGTCAAGATGAAGGGGTGGCTGAAGGAGTTTTTCTAACAATTTCAAATTTCAAGTTTCAAATTTCAAGGAGGGAACGCGGACTGTTTGAAATCTGAAATGTGAATTTTGAAATCAACGAGAGCGGTTCGGGGCCGCTCGAGTTCACGGGAGGTGAACGGATGTTTACATTTGTGGAAGACAGCAGGGACCTCAAGGCCCGGATAAAGGTCGTTGGGGTGGGGGGCGGCGGCGGGAACGCCCTGAATACGATGATAACGTCCCGCCTGAAGAACGTGGAGTTCATCGCGGCCAACACCGACGCGCAGGCCCTCAAGACGTCCCTTGCGGCCACGAAGATCCAGCTGGGCCTGGAGGTGACGCACGGCCTGGGCGCCGGGGCCGACCCGGAGGTCGGCCGGAGGTCGGCCGAGGAGAGCGAGAGCTTTCTCCGCGAGAGCCTGGCCGGGTGCGAGATGGTCTTCGTCACCGCCGGGATGGGCGGCGGCACCGGCACCGGCGGGGCCCCCGTGGTCGCGAGGATCGCGAAGGAGTCGGGGGCGCTAACGGTGGGGGTGGTCACGAAGCCCTTCGGCTTCGAGGGCAAGGTGAGGCTGAGGAACGCCGAAGACGGCCTGGAGGAGCTGCGCAAGGCCGTGGACACCCTCATCGTCATCCCCAACGACAGGATCTTCTCGGTCATCAAGCACGGCGCCAGGGCGGGGGACGCTTTCGCCATCGTGGACGACGTCCTCAACTGCGCCGTCAAGGGGATCAGCGACCTCATCACCAAGCCGGGCCGGATCAACCTGGACTTCGCCGACGTCAAGAGGGTCATGGAAGGCAAGGGCAGGGCCCTCATGGGGACCGGCATCGCGGGCGGCGACGACCGTGCCGCCGAGGCCGCGCAGACGGCGATCTCCAGCCCCCTCCTCGAGGACAACAGCATCGACGGGGCCACCGGCGTCCTCATCAACATCACGGCCAGCAAGGATGTCGGGATCC belongs to bacterium and includes:
- the ftsZ gene encoding cell division protein FtsZ: MFTFVEDSRDLKARIKVVGVGGGGGNALNTMITSRLKNVEFIAANTDAQALKTSLAATKIQLGLEVTHGLGAGADPEVGRRSAEESESFLRESLAGCEMVFVTAGMGGGTGTGGAPVVARIAKESGALTVGVVTKPFGFEGKVRLRNAEDGLEELRKAVDTLIVIPNDRIFSVIKHGARAGDAFAIVDDVLNCAVKGISDLITKPGRINLDFADVKRVMEGKGRALMGTGIAGGDDRAAEAAQTAISSPLLEDNSIDGATGVLINITASKDVGIQEIQHASSIIQSAVHEEAEIIFGWVEDETIGDELMVTVIATGFGREPGSRGGVTATGYRKERRNDMEIPAFVRKSEFEQKSDTVRRPSVALIEEEEFEVPAFLRRQAD